The genomic region GTGTCGTACAACCAGAAGCACAACGAGGCGAATCTCGAAGGCAATGCGGATGGGTCGGACGACAACCAGAGTTGGAACTGCGGGGTCGAAGGGCCGACGGACGATCCGTCCATTCGTGAATTGAGAGTCCGCCAGCAGCGCAACATGCTGGCGACTTTGTTGCTGTCGCAAGGGGTTCCGATGCTCTGCGGCGGCGACGAAATCGGGCGGAGCCAGCAAGGCAACAACAATGCCTATTGCCAGGATAGCGAAATCAGCTGGTTCAATTGGGAAATTGCCAATGAAGAACAGGCGCTGTTCGCATTCACCAGTGCGCTGATCATGCTGCGGGCCGCGCATCCGGTCTTCCGGCGGCGCCAGTTTTTCCAAGGGCGCAGCATCTACGGCGCGGACATCAAGGATTTATCCTGGTTCCGGCCGGACGGTGAGGAAATGACGGAAGCGGATTGGCAGCAGGGTTACGTCCGCTGCCTCGGCGTGCGTCTGGCCGGAGACCGCATCGAGGAAAAAGACCATCTTGGCAATCCCATTCATGACGACACGTTTCTGATTCTCATGAACGCCCACCACGAACCCATCTCCTTCATGCTGCCCCCCCATCCGGCGAACGATCGCTGGCAACTGGTGGTGGATACCACCCAGGAGCTCATTCCCGCACGCGCGCCCCTCGTCACGGAAGGCACGCACTACGACTTGAAAGGCCGATCCCTCGCCGTGATGCAGATCAGCACGGCACTGCCGATCAAGCATCGTCCGCACCATCCGTCCGCTCTCTGAGCGTCCGGATTTCGTCGTGCATGTCCCAGCCGTCGCCCTGCAATATTCGGGGAGTTACCTAGAGAATGTCTCTTGGCGTGCCGGGGGTTTTCCCAGCCGGGTCCACGTCGCCGACAGGATAGAGTGACAGAGGAAGCAAGACGACCCCGCATCCGGCGATGCCGGATGCGATAACCGAAACCGGAGGACAGCATGAATGCCGATACTTTCAAAGGGAAATGGGGCCAGTTCAAGGGCGAGTTGAAGCGGCAATGGGGCAAGTTTACCGACGACGATCTCATGCAAATCGAAGGAAACTACGAGAAGTTTTTGGGGAAAGTTCAGGAACGCTACGGTGAGCAAAAAGATGAGATTTCCGGGTGGGCCGATACATGGTTTCAAGGACCCAAGCCGGATCAGGTTGAGAAGAAGCCGGTTCGGTAGTTTTTTCAAGGGGCTCCGTCCACTCGGGCGGATGACGGGCTGTTCCAGCGAGTGGAAATCGGCCTGTTGTCCGTCGGAGGTCGGAGTCGTTGCGGTCATATGATGACGGTCGGAATCAACTTCCATTTCTGACGGAACAG from Nitrospira japonica harbors:
- a CDS encoding CsbD family protein codes for the protein MNADTFKGKWGQFKGELKRQWGKFTDDDLMQIEGNYEKFLGKVQERYGEQKDEISGWADTWFQGPKPDQVEKKPVR